The DNA window CGTTGCCCATCATGGTCACATACATCCAGCTGATCGGCAGGATCGAGGCCGAACCATAGCTTGCTGCGCTGACCATGCCGCCGGTGCGCAATGAGCCTCCAATTCCGCTTTCGGAGTTGAATCCGTCGCCATGGATGGCGGCATCTTGACGTTCGCCGGCATGGATGCCGGCACGAGGAAGATAAGGTGCCAGATGCGACTTCACCGCACATGGCCCCACTCCTGGGCCACCGCCGCCATGCGGAATGCAGAAGGTCTTGTGCAGATTGAGATGCGACACGTCCGAGCCCCACTTGCCGGGCTTGGCCACGCCGACAAGTGCGTTCATATTGGCGCCGTCGGTGTAGACCTGGCCGCCATGCGCATGCACGGCTTCGCAGATCGCCACCACGTCTTCTTCGAATACGCCGTGCGTGGACGGATAGGTGATCATCAGCGCAGCCAGACGCTCGGAATATTTTTCTGCCTTGGCGCGAATGTCTTCGACATCGACGTTGCCGTTGGCATCGCACTTGGTGACCACCACGGTCATGCCGCACATCTGCGCGGAGGCCGGGTTGGTGCCGTGCGCGGATTCGGGAATCAGGCAGATATCGCGGCGCGCTTGGCCCCGCGAGCGGTGATAGGCGCGAATCGCCAGCAAGCCGGCGTATTCGCCCTGCGCGCCGGAATTGGGTTGCAGGCTCACCGCGTCGTAGCCGGTGCACTCGACCAGCATTGCTTCCAGTTCGCCGATCAACTGCGCGTAGCCGGCCGACTGTTCGGCCGGTGCCAGCGGATGGATTGCGCCGAACTCGGGCCAGGTGACCGGGATCATTTCGGCGGTGGCATTGAGCTTCATGGTGCAGCTGCCGAGCGGGATCATGGTGCGATCCATCGCCAGATCCTTGTCGGCCAGCGAGCGCATATAGCGCAGCAGTTCGTGCTCGCTGTGGTGGGTGTTGAACACCGGGTGCGTCAGGAACGCGCTGGTGCGCAGCAGACCTTGCGGTAAGGCATCGGTGGTGGTGGCGTCGAGCGCATCGATGTTCACTCCAGGCATCCTGCCTCCCGCGACACTCGCACCTGCTTGTGCATCGTCCAGCTGCGCGCCGAACAATGCAGCCAGCGCAACCACATCGGCGCGGGTGGTGGTTTCATCCAGGCTGATGCCGACCGCTTCGTTGTCGATCGCACGCAGGTTGATGCCGGCGGCACGCGCCTTGGCGTGAATCGCCTCGGCATCGATCGCCTTGACATGCAGCGTGTCGAAGAAATGCTCGCCAACGTTGACGCCGACATGACGCAGTGCTGCGGCCAAAATCGCGGCCAGACGATGCGTGCGCCGCGCGATGCGGGTCAGGCCGTCGGGGCCGTGGTAGACCGCATACATAGAGGCCATTACCGCCAGCAGCACCTGCGCTGTACAGATGTTGGACGTCGCCTTTTCGCGGCGGATATGTTGTTCGCGCGTTTGCAAGGTGAGGCGATAGGCCGGATTGCCGGCGGCATCGATCGACACGCCGATCAGACGGCCCGGCATCGAGCGCTTGTAGGCATCGCGGCAGGCCATGAAGGCCGCATGCGGACCGCCGAAACCGAACGGCACGCCAAAGCGCTGCGCATTGCCGACCACGATATCCGCGCCCCATTCTCCAGGTGCAGCGATCAGGGTCAGTGCGAGCAGATCGGTGGCCACCGCGACCAGGCCGCCTTGCGCATGCACCGCATCGGCCAATGCGGCGTGGTCGCCGATGTGTCCGAAGCTATCGGGATACTGCAGCAGCACGCCAAAGCACTCAGCCTGCAACGCTTCTTCCGGTGTGCCCACGCGCAGCACGATGCCCAGCGGCTCGCTGCGGGTGCGCAGCAGGTCCAGCGTCTGCGGATGCACCGCGTCGTGCACGAAGAACGTCTCGGACTTCGACCTGGCCGAACGTTTGGCCAGCGTCATCGCTTCGGCCGCGGCGGTGGCTTCGTCCAGCAACGAGGCGTTGGCGATCTGCATGCTGGTCAGGTCGGCGCACAAGGTCTGGAAGTTGATCAGCGCTTCCATGCGGCCCTGCGAAATCTCTGCCTGGTATGGCGTGTAGGCGGTGTACCAGGCCGGGTTTTCCAGAATGTTGCGCAGGATCACCTGCGGCGTATGGGTGCCGTAATAGCCCTGGCCGATAAACGTCCGCTGCACCTGGTTCTTGCTGGCGATGGCGCCAATCTTGGCCAGCGCCGCTTCTTCGGTGATCGCGTCGGGCAACGCCAGCGCACCCGGCGACTTGATGTTGCCGGGCACGATGGCTTCGGTCAGCGCATCCAATGAGGCGTGGCCGACCACGCTCAGCATCTGCGCGATTTCCGCGTCGTTTGGGCCGATATGGCGTTCGACGAACGCGTTGTGGTGTTCGAGGTCGCGCAGGGAAGACGAAGTCTGGGACATGGCGGGCATCCGGGGCAGTGGGCGTACGAATGGTCGACAAGCACCGCGACCGGCCTGACGCGCATAGCGCATCACGACCTGCCGCAGCGACGGTCTTCCTCGTGCCCCTCTGTCCTTTTGCCTGAGAGTTTAAAAACGCGGCATGGCGCTTGGCCTGCCTGCGTTCCGTGCCCCTTCGGCGCCGGCATCGGCCGGTCTCTCCAGAGTTGTACTGCGGATGGTATCGGGCCTGAGCGATTACGGGCTGTTGCGCCTTCGGCAGCGGCAGTGCCGCTTCTCCCACCGTGTTGCGGGCTGATTATAGCGTGCGTGCGCGCCGCCCGGCGCGTCTGCAATGGCCCTGTCGGCACGCCCGACGCACCTGGTGCACGTGCCGCTGTCCGATGCATGGGGGCGCAGACGGGTGATGCTGGGTGGGCTGGCGCTGTTC is part of the Xanthomonas fragariae genome and encodes:
- the gcvP gene encoding aminomethyl-transferring glycine dehydrogenase, with amino-acid sequence MSQTSSSLRDLEHHNAFVERHIGPNDAEIAQMLSVVGHASLDALTEAIVPGNIKSPGALALPDAITEEAALAKIGAIASKNQVQRTFIGQGYYGTHTPQVILRNILENPAWYTAYTPYQAEISQGRMEALINFQTLCADLTSMQIANASLLDEATAAAEAMTLAKRSARSKSETFFVHDAVHPQTLDLLRTRSEPLGIVLRVGTPEEALQAECFGVLLQYPDSFGHIGDHAALADAVHAQGGLVAVATDLLALTLIAAPGEWGADIVVGNAQRFGVPFGFGGPHAAFMACRDAYKRSMPGRLIGVSIDAAGNPAYRLTLQTREQHIRREKATSNICTAQVLLAVMASMYAVYHGPDGLTRIARRTHRLAAILAAALRHVGVNVGEHFFDTLHVKAIDAEAIHAKARAAGINLRAIDNEAVGISLDETTTRADVVALAALFGAQLDDAQAGASVAGGRMPGVNIDALDATTTDALPQGLLRTSAFLTHPVFNTHHSEHELLRYMRSLADKDLAMDRTMIPLGSCTMKLNATAEMIPVTWPEFGAIHPLAPAEQSAGYAQLIGELEAMLVECTGYDAVSLQPNSGAQGEYAGLLAIRAYHRSRGQARRDICLIPESAHGTNPASAQMCGMTVVVTKCDANGNVDVEDIRAKAEKYSERLAALMITYPSTHGVFEEDVVAICEAVHAHGGQVYTDGANMNALVGVAKPGKWGSDVSHLNLHKTFCIPHGGGGPGVGPCAVKSHLAPYLPRAGIHAGERQDAAIHGDGFNSESGIGGSLRTGGMVSAASYGSASILPISWMYVTMMGNAGLRKATQVALLNANYIAKRLAPHYKILYTGRNGLVAHECILDIRPLEKTSGIGAEDIAKRLIDFGFHAPTLSFPVAGTLMVEPTESESQHELDRFIDAMIQIREEIHAIEDGRLDRQDNPLKHAPHTATQVSANQWPHAYPRELAAFPLLSLKQHKYWPPVARVDNVYGDKNVMCTCIPVDAYKDDVEA